A genomic segment from Frateuria edaphi encodes:
- a CDS encoding DHA2 family efflux MFS transporter permease subunit, whose product MTTQYRPPSMALTTVGISLATFMQVLDTTIANVSLPTIAGNLGVSVNQSTWVITSFAVSMAISLPLTGFLTRRFGEVKLFIWSTLLFALTSFLCGVSQSMGMLIVFRAIQGAVAGPMYPITQSLLISIYPAAKRGMALALLAMVTVVAPIAGPILGGWITDNYSWPWIFFINVPIGIFASMVVGNQMRGRVDRTERPKIDYVGLITLIIGVGALQVVLDKGNDEDWFNSTFIIVTSIVSAISIAIFLIWELTDKDPIVDLKLFRHRNFTYGTIALVLAYAAFFAMSLLMPLWLQRNLGYTSTWAGFATAPIGVLPVLLTFFVGKFAPKFDLRAVASVAFIVLGVTCFMRSDFYIGVDFYHVALVQLIQGLGVALFFMPILTILLSDLQQNEIASGSGLATFLRTLGGSFSASITTLFWERRAVAHHEQLVEHITAYDPGTRAAMESMGDPQTAAAMINQMATQQGYQISFNEVFHVLGWVFISLVLVIWLTRPPFLAKAGPAASGGH is encoded by the coding sequence ATGACTACCCAATACCGTCCACCCAGCATGGCGCTCACCACGGTCGGCATTTCGCTGGCCACCTTCATGCAGGTGCTGGACACCACCATCGCCAACGTGTCGTTGCCGACCATCGCCGGCAACCTCGGCGTGAGCGTCAACCAGAGCACCTGGGTGATCACCTCCTTCGCCGTGAGCATGGCGATCTCGCTGCCGCTGACCGGCTTCCTCACCCGCCGCTTCGGCGAGGTGAAGCTGTTCATCTGGTCGACCCTGCTGTTCGCGCTGACCTCGTTCCTTTGCGGCGTGTCGCAGAGCATGGGCATGCTGATCGTGTTCCGCGCCATCCAGGGCGCGGTGGCCGGCCCGATGTACCCGATCACGCAGAGCCTGTTGATCTCGATCTATCCGGCGGCCAAGCGCGGCATGGCGCTCGCGCTGCTGGCGATGGTCACCGTGGTCGCGCCGATCGCCGGTCCGATCCTGGGCGGCTGGATCACCGACAACTATTCGTGGCCGTGGATCTTCTTCATCAACGTGCCGATCGGCATCTTCGCCAGCATGGTGGTGGGCAACCAGATGCGCGGGCGGGTGGACAGGACCGAGCGCCCGAAGATCGACTACGTGGGCCTGATCACCCTGATCATCGGCGTAGGCGCGTTGCAGGTCGTGCTGGACAAGGGCAACGACGAGGACTGGTTCAACTCCACCTTCATCATCGTTACCAGCATCGTTTCGGCGATCAGTATCGCGATCTTCCTGATCTGGGAACTGACCGACAAGGACCCGATCGTCGATCTCAAGCTGTTCCGCCACCGCAACTTCACCTACGGCACGATCGCGCTGGTCCTCGCCTACGCGGCGTTCTTCGCGATGAGCCTGCTGATGCCGCTGTGGCTGCAGCGGAACCTGGGCTACACCTCGACCTGGGCCGGTTTCGCCACCGCGCCGATCGGTGTGCTGCCGGTGCTGCTGACGTTCTTCGTGGGCAAGTTCGCGCCGAAATTCGACCTGCGCGCGGTGGCGTCCGTGGCTTTCATCGTGCTGGGCGTGACATGCTTCATGCGCTCGGACTTCTACATCGGCGTGGACTTCTACCACGTGGCGCTGGTGCAGCTGATCCAGGGCCTGGGCGTGGCATTGTTCTTCATGCCGATCCTGACCATCCTTCTGTCGGACCTGCAGCAGAACGAGATCGCCTCGGGCTCGGGCCTGGCGACCTTCCTGCGTACGCTGGGCGGCAGTTTCTCCGCGTCGATCACCACGCTGTTCTGGGAACGCCGCGCTGTGGCCCACCATGAGCAACTGGTCGAGCACATCACCGCGTACGATCCCGGCACGCGCGCGGCGATGGAGTCGATGGGCGATCCCCAGACTGCCGCTGCCATGATCAACCAGATGGCGACCCAGCAGGGTTACCAGATCTCCTTCAACGAGGTCTTCCACGTGCTGGGCTGGGTCTTCATCAGCCTGGTGCTGGTGATCTGGCTGACCCGGCCGCCGTTCCTCGCCAAGGCCGGACCGGCCGCCAGCGGCGGGCACTGA
- a CDS encoding efflux RND transporter permease subunit, producing the protein MNIFAPLIRRPIGTSLLALGLTLAGVWAYLLLGVAALPSLDFPGVYVVANQPGASAQTMASTILAPLERHLGRIPGVDEMYGNATEGQASVMVRFTFDRTADSAARDVQAAINAAAPDLPSGMPGPPQYFKFDTAQIPILFITLTSSGMPQDQLFDLADTLLKPAVSQIQGVAQVQVFGGTPHAVRIELDTDALAAKGLTSNDVANALRAANVTSPQGTLSDGRTQMTVTASDGLQTPDEFAHLLIAMKHGVPVRLSDVAHVYGGQQDKYQSAWFADASGSARTVGLQISKRPEANAVATVEAIRAKLPQLRASLPASLQMNAVFDLTQTTKSALHEVEVALLISIVMVVLVMLVFLRRLRPTLIATLSVPLSLAGAFVAMWALGYTLNTLSLVALVLCIGFVVDDAIVVIENIVRHMEHGMPPLQAALTGVREIGFTVVSITLSLVAVFAPLLFGNNMLVMLLREFSVTLTAAVVISAIVSLTLTPALCGRLLTAEPANPPPPGRIERAVENFDRALLKRYERALDWAMHHRRLMRWQPLLLLVLTVLLGIAVGKTAGGTFMPDEDTGQLQAQVTADANISPELLTERVLQVAKIIKEDPAVEDMLTMLGGDGGGGGAVGNSAQMFMDLKPRGDAPGDRRIGAKEVVERLSKRLDKLAGVEVELSIAQFLGGGGSGDKGGQYEFQLVSDNGGDLQPWTLQMVRQLRENKEFRDVGSDFDQAGKQQMLKVDREAAGRLHVSMGDIDSALYNSFGQNPVSVIYSDINQYRVVLTSAGAESISPQSLLNIHVRNSRGEMIPLSALARIEPNIAPMRIRHHNQLEAATVTYNLAKGVDQQRGVKLVEQAAFAVHLPDGFRVDFTGANQRLQQAKSNGFILLLASIVAMYIVLGILYESLGHPLTILSTLPAAGMGAFLAMLVTQTQLSLMAIIAILMLIGIVKKNAILMVDFALVAQRERNLAPPDAIREAALVRFRPITMTTLVAMGAALPLAIGFGIGSEMRQPLGIAIVGGLLVSQLLTLLSTPAIYLWGHDRKIRKAARRQRREEKKRLKALGKQQTA; encoded by the coding sequence GTGAACATCTTCGCCCCCCTGATCCGCCGCCCGATCGGCACCTCGCTGCTGGCGCTTGGCCTCACCCTCGCCGGCGTGTGGGCCTACCTGCTGCTGGGCGTGGCGGCATTGCCGTCGCTCGATTTTCCCGGCGTCTACGTGGTGGCCAACCAGCCTGGCGCCAGCGCGCAGACCATGGCCAGCACCATCCTGGCGCCCCTGGAGCGCCACCTGGGCCGCATCCCGGGCGTGGATGAGATGTACGGCAACGCCACCGAGGGGCAGGCCTCGGTGATGGTCCGCTTCACCTTCGACCGCACCGCCGACAGCGCCGCGCGCGACGTGCAGGCGGCGATCAACGCGGCCGCGCCGGACCTGCCCTCGGGCATGCCCGGACCACCGCAGTATTTCAAGTTCGACACGGCGCAGATCCCGATCCTGTTCATTACGCTGACCTCCTCGGGCATGCCGCAGGACCAGCTGTTCGACCTGGCCGACACGCTGCTCAAGCCCGCCGTCTCGCAGATCCAGGGCGTGGCGCAGGTGCAGGTGTTCGGCGGCACGCCGCACGCGGTGCGCATCGAGCTCGATACCGACGCGCTGGCAGCCAAGGGCCTGACCTCCAACGATGTCGCCAACGCCCTGCGCGCGGCCAACGTCACCTCGCCGCAGGGCACGCTGAGCGACGGCCGCACGCAGATGACCGTCACCGCCAGCGACGGCCTGCAGACGCCGGATGAGTTCGCCCACTTGCTGATCGCCATGAAGCATGGCGTGCCGGTACGCCTGTCCGACGTCGCCCACGTCTACGGCGGCCAGCAGGACAAGTACCAGAGCGCCTGGTTCGCCGACGCCAGCGGCAGCGCGCGCACGGTCGGCCTGCAGATCAGCAAGCGTCCGGAGGCCAACGCGGTGGCGACGGTGGAGGCGATCCGCGCCAAGCTGCCGCAGCTGCGCGCCTCGCTGCCGGCCAGCCTGCAGATGAACGCGGTGTTCGACCTCACCCAGACCACCAAGTCGGCGCTGCACGAGGTGGAGGTCGCGCTGCTGATCTCGATCGTGATGGTGGTGCTGGTGATGCTGGTATTCCTGCGCCGGCTGCGGCCGACGCTGATCGCCACGTTGAGCGTACCGCTGTCGCTGGCCGGCGCGTTCGTGGCGATGTGGGCGCTCGGCTACACCCTCAACACCTTGTCGCTGGTCGCGCTGGTCCTGTGCATCGGCTTCGTCGTCGACGATGCGATCGTGGTCATCGAGAACATCGTGCGCCACATGGAACACGGCATGCCGCCGCTGCAGGCGGCGCTGACCGGCGTGCGCGAGATCGGCTTCACGGTGGTGTCGATCACGTTGTCGCTGGTGGCGGTTTTCGCGCCGCTGCTGTTCGGCAACAACATGCTGGTGATGCTGCTGCGCGAGTTCTCGGTAACCCTGACCGCGGCGGTGGTGATCTCGGCGATCGTCTCGCTGACGCTCACGCCCGCGTTGTGCGGCCGGCTGCTGACCGCCGAACCGGCCAACCCGCCGCCGCCCGGGCGCATCGAGCGCGCGGTGGAGAATTTCGACCGTGCGCTGCTGAAGCGCTACGAGCGCGCGCTGGACTGGGCGATGCACCATCGCCGGCTGATGCGCTGGCAGCCGCTGCTCCTGCTGGTGCTCACCGTGCTGCTCGGCATTGCCGTAGGCAAGACCGCCGGCGGCACGTTCATGCCCGACGAGGACACCGGCCAGCTGCAGGCGCAGGTCACCGCCGATGCCAACATTTCGCCGGAGCTGCTCACCGAGCGCGTGCTGCAGGTGGCCAAGATCATCAAGGAAGACCCGGCGGTCGAGGACATGCTCACCATGCTCGGTGGCGATGGCGGCGGCGGCGGCGCGGTCGGCAACTCGGCGCAGATGTTCATGGACCTGAAGCCGCGCGGCGACGCGCCGGGCGACCGTCGCATCGGCGCCAAGGAAGTGGTCGAGCGCCTTTCCAAGCGGCTGGACAAGCTTGCCGGCGTCGAGGTCGAGCTCAGCATCGCGCAGTTCCTCGGCGGTGGCGGCAGTGGCGACAAGGGCGGCCAGTACGAATTCCAGCTGGTCAGCGACAATGGCGGCGACCTGCAGCCGTGGACGCTGCAGATGGTCCGCCAACTGCGTGAGAACAAGGAATTCCGCGACGTCGGCAGTGACTTCGACCAGGCCGGCAAGCAGCAGATGCTCAAGGTCGACCGCGAAGCCGCCGGCCGCCTGCACGTGAGCATGGGCGACATCGACTCGGCGCTGTACAACTCGTTCGGGCAGAACCCGGTGTCGGTGATCTATTCGGACATCAACCAGTACCGGGTGGTGCTGACCTCGGCCGGCGCCGAGTCGATCAGCCCGCAGTCGCTGCTCAACATCCACGTGCGCAACAGTCGCGGCGAGATGATCCCGCTCTCCGCGCTGGCGCGGATCGAGCCCAACATCGCGCCGATGCGCATCCGCCACCACAACCAGCTGGAAGCGGCCACGGTCACCTACAACCTTGCCAAGGGCGTGGACCAGCAGCGTGGCGTCAAACTGGTCGAGCAGGCCGCCTTCGCGGTGCACTTGCCCGACGGCTTCCGGGTCGACTTCACCGGCGCCAACCAGCGCCTGCAGCAGGCCAAGTCCAACGGCTTCATCCTGCTGCTGGCCTCGATCGTTGCGATGTACATCGTGCTGGGCATCCTCTACGAAAGCCTCGGCCATCCGCTGACCATTCTTTCCACGCTGCCGGCCGCGGGCATGGGTGCGTTCCTGGCCATGCTGGTGACGCAGACCCAGCTCTCGCTGATGGCGATCATTGCGATCCTGATGCTGATCGGTATCGTCAAGAAAAACGCGATCCTGATGGTCGACTTCGCACTGGTCGCCCAGCGCGAGCGCAACCTGGCACCGCCCGATGCGATCCGCGAAGCGGCGCTGGTGCGCTTCCGTCCGATCACGATGACCACGCTGGTGGCGATGGGCGCGGCGCTGCCTCTGGCGATCGGCTTCGGCATCGGTTCGGAGATGCGCCAGCCGCTGGGCATCGCCATCGTGGGCGGCCTGCTGGTCTCGCAGCTGTTGACCCTGCTCAGCACACCGGCGATCTACCTGTGGGGTCACGACCGCAAGATCCGCAAGGCCGCGCGCAGGCAGCGTCGTGAGGAGAAGAAGCGGCTCAAGGCACTGGGCAAGCAGCAGACCGCCTGA
- a CDS encoding TonB-dependent receptor, producing the protein MNKRYLQHGAQPRRSALTVALALGLGFTGLAYGQATTGSIFGSAPVAAGETVVITGQSGIARTVTVDESGRYSANSLPVGMYTVTLMRDGQTVSTRNNVTVKVSTGTDVSFDGAQNAQNLEGLTVTANSLPSIDVTGVDSRTVITAQQLRQLPLARSAEAIALLAPTAVQGSSFFTGPTGNSLVSFGGSSVTENAYYINGMNVTDPLNGLGGINLPYGSIDQEEVLTGGYGAAYGRSDGGVINQIGKRGTNEWHFGAQALYTPGSLRSDPRNIYVPSNGSLYQYRNDNKTSEIVESAYVGGPIIQDRLYMFASAEGHRTNGKSVGTAAGGTETVYSYNDPSWYGKIDWNINSSNVLELTGASTKTSYNGNIYGYDNDTRTMGDYLYADTHTKTAASMWIAKYTGYLTDDLTVSAQFGKQNTDLYTQLPADFNADLIAVLSPDQQNPAYSGGGAGIGNTQTVLTTTDPAHQTKGTNYRLDVTYVLGDHTLTAGIDNQRTQDLSDGDYIPTNAGYAWEYNKLNDPSADISEGQVDSPSNYPGGADGYYVAQYRFRTAASVRVEQRAQYVEDAWQVSDNWLVKLGLRNDQFTNFNSDGQAYIRQTTPQWAPRVGFSWDVNGDSTFKIYGNAGRYYLALPTSVALRGASGSYYTRVFYTYTGIDQATGYPTGLTPINTINGVGAEFSENNEYGQAPDPRTVTATSLKAQYQDEYILGFDKQLNSAWTYGAKATYRSLKNEIDDTCNIELFTAKAESLGLDTANLRGCYFFNPGRGATFQVPDGNGGYGEMSFTKEELGFPQAKRNFYALNLYLDHPFDGTWWGRVDYTYSKSYGNSEGQVRSDIGQSDIAATVDWDYPSLMEYAGGLLHNDRKHQLKIYGGYQFTPEWNVSGNIAVLSGAPYSCLDFYGPDGTAPAYAGPYYHWCAGQPSPAGTAGRLPWQKIASFNVEYRPAFADHKLAFNANVYNVFNSQETTYQYEYNTSSYGRPRGFTTPRYVRFGVSYDF; encoded by the coding sequence ATGAATAAGCGTTACCTTCAGCACGGGGCCCAGCCTCGTCGCAGCGCTCTTACCGTGGCTCTGGCCTTGGGTTTGGGCTTTACCGGCCTCGCCTATGGTCAGGCCACGACCGGCAGCATTTTCGGTAGTGCGCCGGTTGCCGCGGGTGAAACCGTGGTGATCACCGGTCAGTCGGGCATCGCGCGCACGGTGACGGTGGACGAGTCAGGTCGTTACAGCGCCAATTCGCTGCCGGTCGGTATGTATACGGTCACGCTGATGCGTGACGGCCAGACGGTCTCGACCCGGAACAACGTCACGGTCAAGGTCAGCACCGGCACGGATGTTTCCTTCGACGGCGCCCAGAATGCGCAGAACCTGGAAGGTCTCACCGTCACGGCCAACTCGCTGCCGTCGATCGACGTCACTGGCGTCGATTCGCGCACCGTGATCACCGCCCAGCAGCTTCGTCAGCTGCCGCTGGCGCGCAGCGCCGAAGCGATCGCGCTGCTGGCACCGACCGCAGTCCAGGGCTCGAGCTTCTTCACCGGCCCGACCGGCAACAGCCTGGTTTCGTTCGGCGGTTCCTCGGTGACCGAGAATGCCTACTACATCAACGGCATGAACGTTACCGATCCGCTCAATGGTCTTGGCGGCATCAACCTGCCCTACGGCTCGATCGACCAGGAAGAAGTGCTGACCGGCGGTTACGGCGCGGCATACGGTCGTTCCGATGGTGGCGTGATCAACCAGATCGGCAAGCGCGGTACCAACGAGTGGCACTTCGGCGCCCAGGCTCTGTACACGCCGGGCAGCCTGCGCTCGGATCCGCGCAACATCTACGTTCCGAGCAATGGCTCGCTCTACCAGTACCGCAACGACAACAAGACCTCCGAAATCGTCGAGAGCGCTTACGTTGGCGGCCCGATCATCCAGGATCGCCTGTACATGTTCGCCTCGGCCGAGGGTCATCGCACCAACGGCAAGAGCGTGGGCACGGCCGCAGGCGGCACCGAGACGGTCTACTCATACAACGATCCCAGCTGGTACGGCAAGATCGACTGGAACATCAATTCCAGCAACGTGCTCGAGCTGACCGGCGCGTCCACCAAGACCAGCTACAACGGCAACATCTACGGGTACGACAACGACACCCGCACGATGGGCGACTACCTGTATGCCGATACGCATACGAAGACCGCCGCTTCGATGTGGATCGCCAAGTACACCGGTTACCTCACTGACGATCTGACTGTTTCGGCACAGTTCGGCAAGCAGAACACCGACCTGTACACCCAGCTTCCGGCCGACTTCAACGCGGACCTGATCGCGGTGCTGAGCCCTGATCAGCAGAATCCTGCGTACTCCGGCGGCGGCGCGGGCATCGGCAACACGCAGACCGTACTCACGACCACCGATCCGGCGCACCAGACCAAGGGCACGAACTATCGCTTGGACGTCACCTACGTGTTGGGTGATCACACCCTCACGGCCGGTATCGACAACCAGCGTACGCAGGATCTGTCCGATGGTGACTACATCCCCACGAACGCAGGCTACGCGTGGGAATACAACAAGCTGAACGATCCCAGCGCTGACATCAGCGAGGGCCAGGTCGATTCGCCGTCCAACTACCCCGGTGGCGCGGATGGTTACTACGTCGCCCAGTACCGCTTCCGTACGGCCGCTTCGGTTCGCGTGGAACAGCGCGCCCAGTACGTCGAGGACGCGTGGCAGGTAAGCGACAACTGGCTGGTGAAGCTTGGTCTGCGCAACGACCAGTTCACCAACTTCAATAGCGACGGCCAGGCTTACATCCGCCAGACCACGCCGCAGTGGGCTCCTCGCGTGGGCTTCAGCTGGGACGTCAACGGTGATTCGACGTTCAAGATCTACGGTAACGCGGGCCGCTACTACCTCGCGCTCCCGACCAGCGTGGCTCTCCGTGGTGCCTCCGGTTCGTACTACACCCGCGTGTTCTACACCTACACGGGCATCGACCAGGCCACCGGTTATCCGACTGGTCTGACGCCGATCAACACCATCAACGGCGTCGGTGCCGAGTTCTCGGAAAACAACGAGTACGGTCAGGCGCCGGATCCGCGTACGGTCACCGCCACCTCGCTGAAGGCGCAGTACCAGGATGAATACATCCTGGGCTTCGACAAGCAGCTGAACTCGGCTTGGACCTATGGTGCGAAGGCGACTTATCGCAGCCTGAAGAACGAGATCGACGATACCTGCAATATCGAGCTCTTCACCGCGAAGGCCGAGTCGCTGGGTCTGGACACGGCGAACCTGCGTGGCTGCTACTTCTTCAACCCGGGTCGTGGCGCCACCTTCCAGGTGCCCGATGGCAACGGCGGCTACGGCGAGATGTCCTTCACGAAGGAAGAGCTGGGCTTCCCGCAGGCCAAGCGCAACTTCTACGCGCTGAACCTCTACCTCGACCATCCGTTCGATGGCACCTGGTGGGGCCGCGTCGACTACACCTACTCGAAGAGCTACGGCAACTCCGAAGGTCAGGTCCGTTCCGATATCGGCCAGTCCGACATCGCTGCAACGGTGGACTGGGACTACCCGTCGCTCATGGAGTACGCGGGCGGTCTGCTGCATAACGATCGCAAGCATCAGCTGAAGATCTATGGCGGCTACCAGTTCACTCCGGAGTGGAACGTCTCGGGCAACATCGCCGTGCTCTCGGGCGCGCCGTACAGCTGCCTTGACTTCTATGGCCCGGATGGCACTGCCCCGGCCTACGCTGGCCCGTACTACCACTGGTGCGCGGGTCAGCCTTCGCCCGCCGGTACCGCCGGTCGCCTGCCGTGGCAGAAGATCGCTTCGTTCAATGTCGAGTACCGTCCTGCGTTTGCTGATCACAAGCTGGCGTTCAATGCCAACGTCTACAACGTGTTCAACAGCCAGGAAACCACGTACCAGTACGAGTACAACACGTCCAGCTATGGCCGTCCGCGTGGCTTCACCACGCCGCGGTACGTCCGCTTCGGCGTGAGCTACGACTTCTAA
- a CDS encoding acyloxyacyl hydrolase, which translates to MLPASSRLRGALTLLLTLAALPAAAAHVEVQGGRSYMDDHGANTAFVEATFAPHAIGRSGRLDWSPDISAGWIDNRDVSRYRNAEFDTRHSVALLAAGARFHYGAPDAWYRPLFFSFQLAGTNHTTQALSSHYQFVSTLGWQGEHLSFQLRHVSNGGLNGPNRGETMALVGVGFDL; encoded by the coding sequence ATGCTCCCCGCCTCCTCGCGTCTTCGCGGCGCGCTGACGCTGCTCCTGACCCTCGCCGCGCTGCCCGCGGCCGCCGCCCACGTGGAAGTGCAGGGCGGGCGAAGCTACATGGACGACCATGGCGCCAACACGGCGTTCGTCGAAGCGACGTTCGCGCCGCACGCGATCGGACGCAGCGGCCGGCTGGACTGGTCGCCGGACATTTCCGCCGGCTGGATCGACAATCGCGACGTGAGCCGCTACCGCAACGCCGAGTTCGATACCCGCCATTCGGTGGCGCTGCTGGCGGCCGGCGCCCGCTTCCACTACGGCGCGCCCGATGCCTGGTATCGCCCGCTGTTCTTCAGCTTCCAGCTGGCCGGCACCAACCACACCACCCAGGCGCTGTCGAGCCATTACCAGTTCGTCAGCACGCTGGGCTGGCAGGGCGAACACCTGAGTTTCCAGCTGCGGCACGTGTCCAACGGCGGGCTCAACGGACCCAACCGCGGCGAGACGATGGCGCTGGTCGGCGTCGGCTTCGACCTCTGA
- the btuB gene encoding TonB-dependent vitamin B12 receptor, whose protein sequence is MKKTLLAVALCGSSFAALATGTSDPVALSPVIVTATRTAITVDDALSSVSVITREDIDRLQPVSLIDLLQGLPGVTFAQAGGLGQQSSLFLRGTNSSHTLLLIDGVRVGTVSAGIPAFDQLPLDQIERIEVVRGPRSSLYGADAIGGVIQIFTRHGTRDGGLAPSLRLGAGSRDYADGQLGLAGGDKHAWYNLSLGSQYTRGINACRVGAGTVFAGCFTDEPDADAYRNRNALANAGYRWDNGTELTATWLRSDSRAEFDGAPYGNQHHNRQQVAGAQLGFDPLSSWKVTLAAGQSLDEQHTDNDGVFMRYGNSRRNQASWQNDLSLADNQLLTLGVDWQREHLSSDTGYLDDSRSDTGGYVQYQANFGRHEMQLSLRHDDNQQFGGHTTGAAAWGYAFDHGLKLSASWGSAFHAPTFNDLYYPYGSGNPDLQPETSRSAELGLAQQQRDWHWALNAYQTTIDQLISLDANYFPRNISRARIRGLEAQAGTALAGWRVEGYLTLQRPENRDGGANDGHLLPRRPERTARLELDRRFGAFGVGATLLAAGARYDDLANRHRLGGYTTTDLRASYAFADDWQVEARLANAFDRHYETVYYFNQPGRSWYLTLRYTPGG, encoded by the coding sequence ATGAAGAAGACACTGCTTGCCGTCGCCCTGTGCGGCAGCTCGTTCGCCGCGCTGGCGACCGGCACCTCGGATCCGGTCGCGCTGTCGCCGGTCATCGTCACCGCCACGCGCACCGCGATCACCGTCGACGATGCGCTGTCGTCGGTCAGCGTGATCACCCGCGAGGACATCGATCGGCTGCAGCCGGTCTCGCTGATCGACCTGCTCCAGGGCCTGCCCGGCGTGACCTTCGCCCAGGCTGGCGGACTCGGCCAGCAAAGCTCGCTGTTCCTGCGCGGCACCAATTCCTCGCATACGCTGCTGTTGATCGACGGCGTGCGCGTGGGGACGGTGAGCGCCGGCATTCCTGCCTTCGACCAGCTGCCGCTGGACCAGATCGAGCGCATCGAAGTGGTGCGCGGGCCACGCTCGAGCCTGTATGGCGCCGACGCGATCGGCGGCGTGATCCAGATCTTCACCCGGCACGGAACGCGCGATGGCGGCCTGGCGCCATCGCTGCGGCTGGGCGCCGGCAGTCGCGACTACGCCGACGGGCAGCTCGGGCTGGCCGGCGGCGACAAACACGCCTGGTACAACCTGAGCCTCGGCAGCCAATACACCCGCGGCATCAACGCCTGCCGCGTGGGTGCAGGCACGGTCTTCGCCGGCTGCTTCACCGACGAGCCGGACGCCGATGCCTACCGCAACCGCAATGCCCTGGCCAACGCCGGCTACCGCTGGGACAACGGCACGGAGCTGACCGCGACCTGGCTGCGCAGCGACAGCCGCGCGGAGTTCGACGGCGCTCCCTACGGCAACCAGCACCACAACCGCCAGCAGGTCGCCGGCGCGCAGTTGGGCTTCGATCCGCTTTCCTCCTGGAAGGTCACCCTGGCGGCCGGTCAGAGCCTGGACGAACAGCACACCGACAACGACGGCGTGTTCATGCGCTACGGCAACTCGCGCCGCAACCAGGCCTCGTGGCAGAACGACCTGAGCCTGGCGGACAACCAGTTACTGACGCTGGGCGTCGACTGGCAGCGCGAGCACCTGTCCAGCGATACCGGCTACCTGGACGACAGCCGCAGCGACACCGGCGGCTACGTGCAATACCAGGCCAACTTCGGTCGCCACGAAATGCAGCTGTCGCTTCGCCACGACGACAACCAGCAGTTCGGTGGTCATACCACCGGCGCGGCGGCGTGGGGTTACGCGTTCGACCACGGCCTCAAGCTGTCAGCCAGCTGGGGCAGCGCCTTCCACGCGCCGACCTTCAACGACCTTTACTACCCCTACGGCAGCGGCAACCCGGACCTGCAGCCGGAAACCTCGCGCAGCGCCGAACTCGGCCTGGCGCAGCAGCAGCGCGACTGGCACTGGGCGCTCAACGCCTACCAGACCACCATCGACCAGTTGATCTCGCTGGATGCCAATTACTTCCCCCGCAACATCAGCCGCGCGCGCATCCGCGGACTGGAAGCCCAGGCCGGAACGGCGCTCGCCGGCTGGCGGGTTGAAGGCTACCTGACGCTGCAGCGGCCAGAGAACCGCGATGGCGGTGCCAATGATGGCCACCTGCTGCCGCGCCGTCCCGAGCGCACCGCGCGGCTGGAGCTCGACCGCCGCTTCGGCGCGTTCGGCGTGGGCGCCACCCTACTTGCCGCCGGCGCGCGCTACGACGACCTGGCCAACCGGCACCGGCTGGGTGGCTATACGACCACCGACCTGCGCGCGAGCTACGCGTTCGCGGACGACTGGCAGGTCGAGGCACGGCTGGCGAACGCGTTCGATCGGCACTACGAAACCGTCTACTACTTCAACCAGCCAGGCCGCAGCTGGTATCTGACGCTGCGGTACACGCCCGGGGGTTGA